A window from Streptomyces sp. NBC_00299 encodes these proteins:
- a CDS encoding cytochrome c biogenesis CcdA family protein, producing the protein MAGALTLAAEYNGTVLHGALLLALPIAMLGGLVSFFSPCVLPLVPGYLSYVTGVSGTDLAEARRGRMVAGASLFVLGFTVVFVSGGALFGYWGSTLQEHKDVLSKILGVLMILMGVFFMGMMPWLTQREFRFHTRPTTGLAGAPLLGALFGIGWTPCIGPTLSSVQTLAINEASAARGAILTVAYCLGLGIPFVLAAVAFRKALGAFAWVKRHYVWVMRIGGTMMIVTGVLLLTGAWDRIVQEMQVWSNGFTVGI; encoded by the coding sequence GTGGCTGGAGCGCTCACCCTCGCCGCGGAGTACAACGGCACCGTGCTGCACGGTGCCCTGCTGCTGGCGCTGCCGATCGCGATGCTCGGCGGGCTCGTCTCCTTTTTCTCCCCGTGCGTCCTGCCCCTCGTCCCCGGCTATCTGTCGTACGTCACCGGAGTCAGTGGCACCGACCTGGCGGAGGCCCGCCGCGGACGCATGGTCGCCGGGGCCTCCCTGTTCGTGCTCGGCTTCACCGTCGTGTTCGTCTCCGGCGGTGCGCTGTTCGGCTACTGGGGCTCGACCCTTCAGGAGCACAAGGACGTCCTGTCGAAGATCCTCGGCGTCCTGATGATCCTCATGGGCGTCTTCTTCATGGGGATGATGCCCTGGCTCACCCAGCGGGAGTTCCGCTTCCACACCAGGCCGACCACCGGACTCGCCGGTGCGCCCCTGCTGGGCGCGCTGTTCGGTATCGGCTGGACGCCGTGCATCGGCCCGACCCTGTCCTCCGTGCAGACGCTCGCCATCAACGAGGCCAGTGCCGCACGCGGCGCCATACTGACCGTCGCCTACTGCCTCGGCCTCGGCATCCCCTTCGTGCTCGCTGCCGTAGCCTTCCGCAAGGCCCTCGGCGCCTTCGCCTGGGTCAAGCGCCACTATGTCTGGGTGATGCGCATCGGCGGCACCATGATGATCGTGACCGGTGTGCTGCTGCTGACCGGCGCGTGGGACCGCATCGTGCAGGAGATGCAGGTCTGGTCCAACGGCTTCACTGTGGGGATCTGA
- a CDS encoding TlpA family protein disulfide reductase produces the protein MSAASAPQRSNRRRLVLLTATAAATALTLSACSSGGTSGGGGDTNFVTGNNGIATVAQGKRTTAPVLDGKTVDDKKLTTADYKGKILVVNVWGSWCPPCRLEAKNFEKVSTDLKDQGVQFVGINTRDTSTTPALAFEKEQGITYPSLYDPTGKLMLRFEKGTLNPQLIPSTLVIDRDGKVAARALQPLSEESLRGMIEPVLAEK, from the coding sequence ATGAGTGCCGCAAGCGCCCCCCAGCGCTCGAACCGTCGACGTCTCGTCCTGCTCACCGCGACAGCCGCGGCCACCGCGCTGACCCTGTCCGCGTGCAGCTCCGGTGGCACGTCGGGCGGCGGCGGTGACACCAACTTCGTCACCGGCAACAACGGCATCGCCACGGTCGCGCAGGGCAAGCGGACCACGGCACCCGTGCTGGACGGCAAGACCGTCGACGACAAGAAGCTGACCACCGCCGACTACAAGGGCAAGATCCTCGTCGTCAACGTGTGGGGATCGTGGTGCCCGCCCTGCCGGCTCGAGGCGAAGAACTTCGAGAAGGTGTCCACCGACCTCAAGGACCAGGGCGTCCAGTTCGTCGGCATCAACACCCGCGACACCAGCACCACCCCCGCGCTCGCCTTCGAGAAGGAGCAGGGGATCACCTACCCGAGCCTGTACGACCCGACGGGCAAGCTGATGCTCCGCTTCGAGAAGGGCACGCTCAACCCGCAGCTGATCCCCTCCACCCTGGTCATCGACCGGGACGGCAAGGTCGCGGCGCGTGCGCTGCAGCCCCTGAGCGAGGAGTCGCTGCGGGGCATGATCGAGCCGGTCCTCGCGGAGAAGTGA
- the resB gene encoding cytochrome c biogenesis protein ResB, with product MSKTTTDTTPPADDQELGTAGAQLSTAPAEEISNLPSLGVIGWARWFWRQLTSMRVALLLLLLLSLGAIPGSLIPQSGIDETKVAEFRKAHETLAPIYDKLGLFNVYSSVWFSAIYILLFVSLIGCIVPRTWQFVGQLRGRPPAAPRRLTRLPAYTTWRTEAEPEQVRDAALALLEKRRFRAHLSGDAVAAEKGYLREIGNLAFHIALIVMLIAFAWGQLFKSEGNKLIVEGGGFSNTLTQYDDFKSGSLFSQDDLDPFSFNLKNFVGRYEPSGPNRGTPRVYKADVTYSVGAFGKEEKSTIEVNEPLEIGDSKVYLVSHGYAPVVTVRDGKGKVVYSDAVPLLPLDGNVTSTGAIKVMDGYRDAKGKWDQLGFQAFFLPSYVKGNEIASQFPALLNPVLNLEAYHGDLGVNAGLPQSVYQLNKKNLKGFKDSKGAQLRENLKPGETMKLPDGAGSITLEKEIKEWAGFQVARQPGSGWALAGSLAAIFGLAASLFIQRRRVWVRAVTGPDGVTVVEMAGLGRSESAKVPEELGDLAGILYEQAPGAPDAVDDPADSEASPDPQVAPAEGADTK from the coding sequence ATGAGCAAGACGACAACCGACACGACCCCGCCCGCCGACGACCAGGAACTCGGCACCGCGGGCGCCCAGCTCTCCACCGCCCCCGCCGAGGAGATCTCCAACCTTCCCTCCCTCGGCGTCATCGGCTGGGCCCGCTGGTTCTGGCGGCAGCTCACCTCGATGCGGGTCGCGCTGCTGCTGCTTCTGCTGCTGTCGCTCGGTGCGATCCCCGGCTCGCTCATCCCGCAGAGCGGCATCGACGAGACGAAGGTCGCCGAGTTCCGCAAGGCACACGAGACCCTCGCGCCGATCTACGACAAGCTCGGCCTCTTCAACGTCTACAGCTCGGTGTGGTTCTCCGCGATCTACATCCTGCTGTTCGTCTCCCTCATCGGCTGCATCGTCCCGCGCACCTGGCAGTTCGTCGGCCAGCTGCGCGGCCGTCCGCCTGCCGCCCCGAGGCGCCTGACCCGGCTGCCCGCCTACACCACATGGCGCACCGAGGCCGAGCCCGAGCAGGTCCGCGACGCCGCGCTTGCGCTGCTCGAGAAGCGCCGCTTCCGCGCCCATCTCTCCGGTGACGCCGTCGCCGCCGAGAAGGGCTATCTGCGCGAGATCGGCAACCTCGCCTTCCACATCGCGCTGATCGTGATGCTGATCGCCTTCGCCTGGGGCCAGTTGTTCAAGTCCGAGGGCAACAAGCTGATCGTCGAGGGCGGTGGTTTCTCCAACACTCTCACCCAGTACGACGACTTCAAGTCCGGCAGCCTCTTCAGCCAGGACGACCTGGATCCGTTCAGCTTCAACCTGAAGAACTTCGTCGGCAGGTACGAGCCGTCCGGCCCCAACCGCGGCACCCCGCGTGTCTACAAGGCGGACGTCACCTACAGCGTGGGCGCCTTCGGCAAGGAGGAGAAGTCCACCATCGAGGTCAACGAGCCGCTGGAGATCGGCGACTCGAAGGTCTACCTCGTCAGCCATGGCTACGCCCCCGTCGTCACCGTCCGCGACGGCAAGGGCAAGGTCGTCTACAGCGACGCGGTGCCGCTGCTGCCGCTCGACGGCAACGTCACCTCCACCGGTGCGATCAAGGTCATGGACGGCTACCGCGACGCCAAGGGCAAGTGGGACCAGCTCGGCTTCCAGGCCTTCTTCCTCCCCTCCTACGTCAAGGGCAACGAGATCGCCTCGCAGTTCCCGGCGCTGCTGAACCCGGTGCTGAACCTGGAGGCCTACCACGGTGACCTCGGTGTCAACGCGGGCCTCCCGCAGAGCGTGTACCAGCTGAACAAGAAGAACCTGAAGGGGTTCAAGGACTCCAAGGGCGCACAGCTCAGGGAGAACCTGAAGCCCGGCGAGACCATGAAGCTCCCGGACGGCGCCGGCTCGATCACCTTGGAGAAGGAGATCAAGGAGTGGGCCGGCTTCCAGGTCGCCCGCCAGCCGGGCAGTGGCTGGGCGCTCGCCGGTTCCCTCGCCGCGATCTTCGGTCTCGCCGCCTCCCTCTTCATCCAACGCCGCCGTGTCTGGGTGCGGGCAGTCACCGGCCCCGACGGCGTCACCGTCGTCGAGATGGCCGGCCTCGGCCGCAGCGAGTCCGCCAAGGTGCCCGAGGAACTCGGCGACCTCGCCGGAATCCTGTACGAGCAGGCGCCGGGCGCTCCCGACGCCGTCGACGACCCCGCAGATTCCGAAGCTTCCCCCGACCCCCAAGTCGCACCCGCCGAAGGGGCTGACACCAAGTGA
- a CDS encoding histidine phosphatase family protein: MTNDSPTGDSDITVVHVMRHGEVANPDGILYGRLAGYHLSDLGRQMADRVAEHLASRDVTYVCASPLERAQETATPIAKAHGLDLTTDARLIEAGNVFQGKTFGVGDGALKKPENWKHLVNPFKPSWGEPYVEQVIRMMGALDAAKDAARGHEAVLVSHQLPIWIVRSYVEKRRLWHDPRKRQCTLASLTSFTYQGDKIVSVGYSEPAIDLVPAHLRAGAKPVKGKDKAFGA; encoded by the coding sequence ATGACCAACGACAGCCCCACCGGCGACAGCGACATCACCGTCGTACACGTCATGCGGCACGGCGAGGTGGCCAACCCGGACGGGATTCTCTACGGCCGTCTCGCGGGGTATCACCTGTCCGACCTCGGGCGGCAGATGGCCGACCGGGTCGCCGAGCACCTCGCCTCCCGGGACGTCACGTACGTCTGCGCCTCCCCGCTGGAGCGGGCGCAGGAGACCGCGACGCCGATCGCCAAGGCGCACGGCCTGGACCTCACGACCGACGCGCGGCTCATCGAGGCCGGCAACGTCTTCCAGGGCAAGACGTTCGGGGTGGGCGACGGCGCCCTGAAGAAGCCGGAGAACTGGAAGCACCTCGTCAACCCCTTCAAGCCGTCCTGGGGTGAGCCGTACGTCGAGCAGGTCATCCGCATGATGGGCGCGCTGGACGCCGCCAAGGACGCCGCGCGCGGGCACGAGGCCGTGCTGGTCAGTCATCAGCTGCCGATCTGGATCGTGCGCTCCTACGTCGAGAAGCGGCGGCTGTGGCACGACCCGCGCAAGCGGCAGTGCACGCTCGCGTCCCTGACGAGCTTCACGTACCAGGGCGACAAGATCGTGTCCGTCGGCTACAGCGAGCCGGCCATCGATCTCGTCCCCGCCCATCTCCGCGCCGGCGCCAAGCCGGTGAAGGGGAAGGACAAGGCCTTCGGCGCCTAA